The DNA segment gctgtttatttttttgtttttttttcatcggtAAAAAATCGAAGAGTAAAGGAGAAAGTAAGTCACTGGGACCAACAAAAATCTTCAGTTGGTGGCGGCATGGCTGTGAGAATGCAGTCTGATAATTAATCAGCTACTTACTCAACACCCAGTGTTGGTTTCAGAAAGAAACACTTAGAAACAACTTACATCCTTCTCTAATCATCCCTACAAGTCTGACGATCTATTTTCAGTCATCACGTCACTACTGCATTTCATGAATAAAATGTGGGTATAAAAATATTATGCGAGTTGATTCCATGTGAAAATCAAAGCTTTGCGTGAATACGACAGTCTTCCACGGCCACGGTGTCATTTAAGAGACAATAGTTCAAAAATGCAAGCAACACAGCCAAGCATGGCTAAACCACCCACGCAGTGCCACCACGCCTCTTCGCTACTTTCCACCGCTGCTTTGGTGTCATTTAAGGGGGGGACGCGGGCCTTTGggaccaaataataataataattggttttttggggaaaggaaatggcgcagtatctgtctcatatatccttggacacctgaaccgtgccataagggaaggaataagggagggagtgaaagaggaaaggaagaagaaggtgccgtagtggagggctccggaataatttcgaccacctggggatctttaacgtgcacgtgcacggacatcggacagcacacgggcgccttagcgtttttcctccataaaaaccaaaaAGTCTCGAAAAAATCGACTTTTCAATTTGGTCATAGTTGGATAAGTATTATCATTTTCCATCTTAATTTCAAGTTTCATGGCTGAATACCGCGTAGTTTACGAGAAATCGACACGCAAGGATGCAATTTTGACAAGAGAGCTCGTGAAAATAGGTTAGAAAATGCCCGTTTTGTGTTGCGTGTCGCGTCAAAAGTGGTCGGCGCAGCTAGGCGACTTTGGACTCGTTTGAAAGAGCAACACAAATAGCTTCCTTTCCCGCCAGAACGAAAGGTCTACTGCGATTGGTCGCCgagaaaaagacagaaaacaaaatataaaatgcggCAATGCTATTGGCTGTTGGACACCACGCAGCGAAATTCAAGCGCCTCATTGGCCGGCGCCATTTTTTTAAACGCTCCGCGCTCGtcctgcgacgccattttgaaaaagacCACCGTGGCTTGAAACCGTATCGGAAGTTCGCAGCGTGCATAAGTTTGGGAAAAAACGTAGAAAAGGCCGCAGAAAGCAAGCGGAAGACACAAGTTCGTCGGCAGTGATGTCAACCAGCAGCAGCGGAGAGCCTGAGCATGAACCGGCGGATGACGCGACCTTGGCAGCCATTCCGGCGTTCGTTCTGAGCGCGGTGCATATCGCGGCTGCAGAGGATGACGGAGAGCCGGAGGATGGTTTTACTTAAAAGTGATCGGAAGAGGGATAAGAGAATAACGAGGCACAGGAGTGCAATTCGGCGGTTGTGATAAGCGCTTGTTTACCAGCTTCGGCGACCGCCTTCAACACGGAGCAAATTGCAAATCCGCCGCGGGTCTGGCTGACGCgatggttgactcctcctacctaccgcgctgAGTTAAAACAAAAAGGGCGGGAGCCTGGGATGTTTCatccaatttaattagggcaatcggccgcacaggacaataatttgaagtttctaagaatgtccGGAATGTGTAGATAAGAGTTCctgcagtaaaaagacgagttcagatccctctttagtgcacctttaagccatCTCATGAGCACAGTTTAACTCTTTCGTTACTGCGCCACTAGGCATCGATCACCGGTGATCGAAAAATTTAAAAAGCTACGAGAGCGTGACCGCAGCCATTAAGGACTTGCCGAGTCATCTGGTTTGTTGTTCACCCATTGAACTTTTATTTCCTGTGTAACTTGTACTTTTGCCGCAAGTCGGCAATTTTTGCAATGCGCTTGAAGTTGAGGGTGCGGCGTCGAACGCTCCAAGCAAGACGTCAAAGTCTGGAACGGCGCGAGCTCGAAACAACCCCGTTGCACGCAATTCTGCTGCATATACAGCATTTATTTCTGTGTAGCAGGGACTCTGACAACGATGCTGCATCGTCAGATTTTGTTTCCAAAGCTCAAACTGCACAATCAGAGCCCCGAACATTGGCcgatttgtttattttttcgttCCCGGTCCGTTTTCATGAATGGGAGCGCTCCTACAGAGACACTACGGTGATGCTGCGCCATCTAGTTTGTTCTTCAGAAACTaaagttttcttttctgcatAGAGTGCAATTTTTTCACGAGGCGCAAATTTTTTAAATGCCCTTGAACCGGAGGCTACGGTGTAGGGCGCTACCAGCGCGGCAACGGTGCGCACTCGCAAAAACCCCACTGCACTTGACCATACTGCATTGGCAGCATATATATTCAATGCGTCGGGTAGCAGGGTCTCTGACGATGATCCCGCATCGTCGGATTTTGGTTCAGGCTCTCAACACTGCAGAAAAGAGCTCAGAACGTTGGCTCTTTCCCTTTTGGTTTCCGGTACGCTTGTGCGAGCGGAACGCTGCTATGAAACATATGAAGTCTCTACTAGCCTCTACGATGATGCGGTGCCATCTGGTTTGCTGTTCAGCAACTAATTTAATTTTTCTGTGTAGATTGCAATTTCCTTATGAGGTGCGAACTTTTGTAATGCCCGAAGCGGAGGCTGCGGCGTAGGCCGCTCCAAGCAAGGCACCGGGAGCAGGTATGGTGCGCgctcgaaaaaacccagctgcacgcGATTCTACTGCATCGGCAGCATATATATTCAATGCATCGAGTAGCAGGGCCTCTGACGATGGGATTTTGGTTCGGACGCTGAAAAGGTGCAAATGGAGGCCGGAACATTGGCCTGTTAGTTGTATTTGtataatttttcttgttttttcctgAAATATTAGTTGCAatttgtatttttaaaacacaCGCTTATCAAGCTTTATTTTGGCACACAACATAATACTTCCAATTGTTTTTTTGCCAGACTGTAAAAATAATATCAAGGACACACTGAAATCAGCCTTTTAAAGAGCGCAAAGAAAAAATTCCTAGGTCAAAAAGTATTTTAGTTATAACTGACATTTTAGTGCCAAATTATAAAAAGAATTTGAACCATTTTGCAATTGCTAGAATTATTTAAATACTTATTTTGGAGAGTTATTGTCTGtaaatgcaaatttttttttctattttttcacaATATTTAAAACAAGTATTTGTGTTGAAATAAATCTAATTAGAAAGTGCATTCCATTCCAATCATTGTTATGCATTTTGTATACTTTTACCTATCATACTTTTTCGAGAAAAAATGTTTGTCTGAGACCTATGAAAAACTACTTTTTCCCGTGCCTCCGAATGTTGGCCTCATGATCCTGGACTGCGTGCATGGCCCTGAACCTGCACAGTGGCATGTGTGCACATCTTGGGGCCACCtgagcacacatgcacacatattaCACTAAAACTGCATTAAAAATCACACAATCTTGCAACAACCAGACAGGATACGATGGTGACATGAAGTGTGCCCTGCTGCCACATCCAGCCAGTCGTACTCTTAAAGGTTTCGATTTCAGAGCTGCATTTGTATGGCTTTGTGTGTATGGTGCGTTGTTTGTGCTCACAATTATGCTGACGACGCAAAACTGAAGTTCCGTACAGTTGAATATACACAGCAGAATGGGAACCGGGCAGCAGGGAGACAGTTCAATGTGAGTGAAAAACTATCCGGGAAAGGCACAAGCCCACAAAAAGCATTGCAAAGTGGTAGTGGTGTCTATCTACAAAATGAGGGAGTTATGCACCTTTAGTTTTCTCAAAACTAATGCAGGGTTTAGACTctgctggttttgaggaaaggaaaggcgaatGAACTTTGATCACATGTATTGAGACATCAaacagttcaagaaacaaggCCAGCCTTCAAGACCTTAGTTTACACTCATGCACCAAGGAAAATAAATCTTTACAGTTACCCTTGCCTTCCGGCAACCTAGATGCGAGACAAGGAAGCAAAAATGAAATTGTCAGTCTTATGGACATTCTCACATAAATGCAGCAAATACAGGTTTCTACTGCATGCCCGAAATTCATATCTTTGCAAAGCGATGGTGGTTGAAACCCTTTTTCTCCTAAGTTCCCTGCTGGACACATGTACAGGAAAGCATTAGGCCCCAAATACTTCGCACACCTCACCCTCAATACTCTGCCCCCGATTTAACAGCTGCAGCATATGTGCAATCGCAGCCCACAAATGAAGCATCCAGCTTTGGAACCACATTCAGCATGCATATGATCACTGTGGCTAACTGGCAATCAAATGTAACTGATACAGCCTTATGCAAAGCAAAAGTTTCGGCAAGTGAACTGCAGGTTTCCCCTTATGGGCAAGGTCAGTCCACTGAAACGCACCTGGAGTATTTAAAATTTCATATAGAATAGAACTGCTCAACATTACCTCGTTGTTTATGTCGAAAACACCTTCCTGGATCTTCTCATAGATCTCCTTGGCTGTGTTGATGAAAGCCTCTTCCACATTGGCTGCAGTCTTAGCTGAGGTCTCCATGAAGATAAGGCCATGCTCccgggcaaaggcctcacccTCCTCCTTCTTCACCTCCCTCCGAGTTTCCAAGTCACTGCGTCACACCACAATACCATCAGCCACATCGACTGCCACAGGCACTCCAAGTGATGGTAGCAGTTAAGGACTTCTATGCCTAGAGGCCTCAGAGAGCTCTGTCTGTGACAGCGCTTGTTATATGCCTGTCATGCCTGTGCATATTAAAGGCATACAGACAtcaaactgaagttggcctgtatcaattCCCGATTCCCAATACCTGCTGCTTATTTTTCTCCTCACAGCTGTTTTTGCAAATAGTTCGTGCATTTGCTGGAGGAGTGCTTGTGGCTGCACCCCTATTTCCTCTTGTCCGTGTGTATGTGCACTGTGCAAAGTAGGTCGAACTAACAAGCAGTGGTGGGAATCGCCAAGATCATTTTGCAGCAGCTTTTGTACCAGGCAAAAAGTCAACTTGAAGCCGGTTCAAATCGTTAGTAGCAGCCAGAAAAAGCCCAAAACAAGAACCTTAAAGGGTCATTTATAGCCTATTATTTGCAAAAGCATGTCTTACAGTTATCCTAAAAAGCCGCTAAGCGCAGGACACCAGAAGAAAATTAATTTTAGTATGAAAAACAAACGCCTAGAGTACGTCGAGAAAATAAGGATATGCCTTTTTATGGATATCAGAAAAACTGCAGCCGATGGCAGATGAAGTACAGGTgtaaaacaaaggaaaaagaagaaaaaaactgagtAGCACTACAAAAATATGGCAGGATTACTGACAACTGCGCTTAGTTTTTATCCACAGCCGAAGCATCACAAGTGCAACAAATAATAAGCACAAAACTACTCACAGCAACAAATCAACATTCATATGGAAAATACcaccgcattaaaaaaaaacagttctgtCCAGTTaaaaacaaattataaaaaaCTGTGCAGTACAATATTCAAGTAGCTAGTATAATAGAACTAGCTACAGAAATGTCTAAACCTGCTGATCTGCAGAGCAGCATGTATAGACCAGCaaacgcaaagaaaaaatttactggCATTGGTTAATGCAGATATGTTAATTAAAGAAAGCGAAAATATGCTTCACCTGCAACAGAATAATGGATAGAAACTTCATTACAGAAAAGTCATTTATTATAATAAAAGGGGCCCCTTGCAGCGGCACAATGGCACACGAAACACGGGAAGCGAAAAGCatgttttgacgaaaggaaagatgCTGTTACTGTCTCCCTTCTTAGGGGACACTTCAACCGCATAGTGAGGAAAAAGGAGGACAGCAGCGGCTGCTGCAGTGAAAATGGGGAAGGGGGCCCGCTTTTCTTTGAGAGTCTCCTCCCTAGGTTTGAATCCCCGTCGTAAGTTGCCCTGGGAAACAGGTTCACTTTGTGTCCTGCAGCTAGGTTTCCTTTCAAGGTTTCCGCCGTAAATTCGGCAAACCAGCCAAGCTTCGAAGACGGGAGCAGAGGGAGCGCGCCTCGTCTGCCAGTGCACCGATGAAATTGTACAAACTTTGCTGCGCCCTAGCAAAGGCTTGCTTGCTGTTTCTTGGCATGAAATGTAGTCCGTGAAAAGTGCCTTCTGGTGGCACTTTTTTTGACTCCACGGCTCATCAAATGTGGGAGTGGCGCAAACAGGAAATGCCGCCGCGCTTCACACGCTCTGGCTGTTCACTTGTGGGTATCCCGTTGGTAGTTTGGAAGGCCTTTACGCAGCACTCACATTTCAAGACCCTCCTCGATGTTTTGCACATGGCTGGTGCGCGGTTtattatacagtaaaagctcggtAATTCGTACCCCATTAATTCGGAAAGTCTTAATTCGACCTGCCCGCCTGGTCCCTACAAAATGTACAGAAGTCTATGGGGCGAAACTCCCATTAATTCGGACAAATTACCCAGAGCTTGAAGTAATTGTACTGCAGTGAATCATGACCGCATGCAAGGCCCACCTCCCTATGAGTGTAGCCATTGATATGTGCCCAAGCAAAACAGTTCGCCTTAAAAATTAATTCCTTTTAAGGCTTCTGGCTGGCTTCGAAGCAGGCAGAATCTGACTTTGAAGAGGGTTTACTAGGAAGGAGCTTTCGCTTCTCAGTGCTGTGAGCATTCCAGCTCATGAATGGGTCAATACGCTGATTATCGCCAACTGCTTCTGACACAGCGGTTTTGTGCCACCTGACTGCTGCGCAGCGGAACTGCCAATCAAAACAGCTGACACACCTACAGAGGATGACGAGAGCTGTTTTGACAATGTCTTGCCTTCTACCATGCGGCTCACCGATTACATGGCCATCGGTGGTCGCAGTCGCCGGCCAGCTAGCCGAGAAGTCCTGGACGCTGACAACAATGACACTTCAGAAGATGAAGACTGTCATGAGCTGCCACAACCGCTGCATGGTTAAAGAAGCCGCGGAAGCCCTGTCCGTGCTGGAGGATTCGTGTGGACAAATTCTGGTAGTCTGTGTGCCGCAGGGCACCTGGCAGTGCTTACGGCTATTGTAGCCGCTCAAAATCCAGCCCAAAGGCAGACAACCATCACACAGCTTTCAGTAAACAAAGGTATGCCATGCTGAAGCAAATTTCATGCTTTTTGCTGTTCATTCGATATTACATTCAGATAATTCGACAATTTTTCGTGGTCCCGTCGGGattgaattaatgagcttttactgtagttacAACAGTAATAAATGCCATGTGAGTGTTCCCATTCTGAAGCTTTATTCGAGCACAGACAGGGCTGCGATACGTGAGCGATTGCGCTGCATCGCCACATCGTTGAGCCAGAGAATCCAAAACAACAGACTAACGTCATGTGTTAACCAAGCAGGGCATTTCCTGCATTCTCTTTGTTACCTACCGTATGATATACAAGCTAATAATCTACTCACATCTTCACGCAGCGTGAATCCAACGGGGATAAGCGGTAGAATTACCTGCGTGCTTGATCTATTAATTGGCAAGCCAGCGAGCACCAGCCGGCGTCGCCTATTTCAGTTTTCAtactttttatctttttattcGTGCTGCGAACATGTTTGTTAAACGGACCTACGGGCAGCTCATGCGTTTTTTCAAAGCATTTTATTTCAACCAGAATGCTCTGTAGAAAAGCACACTGCAATCCGAAACTACTGAGTGATGTCGCTATCTACCCGAAATGCCACGAGTTTCCATGGCTTCCATAGTAATCAGTTTTCCTACCCAAAGATGCCTGCGGTAAAAATTGGAACTTTTTTCTGCAGACTGTGATGAAAGAAATTACCAGCGGTTCCGACGGTGAGCTTTAACTAATTACTGGCTACTTCGGCGAGCTGCCATCACCATTCACTTCCTTCATTTCTGATTCTTTAGGTTTATGTTCTGGCCATGCTACATCGCCGCGGTACAATCCAAAATGGAAAAGCTTCCTTTTTTAGCCTCAAATGTGCCATCACGACACAGCCGAGATGTCGAGGCGAACCCGAAGAGGGTGCGAGAAGAATGTATGCCACCTCGCTGAACGCCAAAGTGACACTGCAGCTGCCCACACCGCAAGAACATAAGCACGAGGGAGAGCACAGGCAGCAGCACTGACCCACACTAATTCATTCTCCCATCAAAGAAACAGGATCGGACTGGATTTTATCGATTGTCCTTTCAGCCTTGAATGGCAGAGAGATGCAGTGACCATACTAAGCAATGGACGAACTCCCGCCACCTAGTGTTAACGACAGCCTGTGTATTGGCGCAATTACGCAAAAAAAGTCCCGTTTGAAGCAGTTATGGAAATATCGCAGGCTGGCGCAATAAGTGCATTTACCACCGAACTAGCCTGCTGGTATGTTAAAGAAAATGCTCCAGACCTCAGTATTTACTATGAGCGAGTGAAATTCTCATGAATGCACCAGGGACTGTTACAGCACCAGTGCAACCATTTACATGGCTCCCTACAAGGAGCCACCGCTATAGTTTGCCTTTGGGCATGAACACAAGCTGTGCCTTGCTTATGTTACATAATTTCTTGAATTTTACACCAATTGAAGTCTTACTTATTTACACAGTGCAGTGGTGCTGAGAACAGTGGCACCAAGTGCGAATGCATGCTTAGGTAGTGCTCTACGTGGTGCTTGGGTAGTGCTCTAGTGTCCTATGTGGTGGCACCAGCTTGGCTGTTGCCACCACAGCATGAGCAACGCTAGTTTCAAATCTGTTTAGTGCAAGCATTTTTGCTTTCGGCAGAAAGCCAGCCGGCTTTAATTTTTGCCGCACACAGGGtctgtgtgttgggttttatggcacataagcagctgagGCTACCATGCACCAAACACAGGGTTGGAAAGATCTCATTGTACTGGCGGACAACTAGTTCTTAAAGAAAAAATtacaatttgctgatgacatttccttcttTAAGGGATCTAACTACTCGTGATAAGTCTACTTTTGCGTTCTCTCCTAAGAGCAAGCTGGGATGGAAAGGGACGCTTCACATAAAATATTGTGAAATGCTTTTTTGCTGAGTTTTTCgagttttctgcagcaaataaaaTATGCTTTACTGCGACCACTTCACCACATTCACAAAGAGGATTTTCTTGTTTCACGAGTATGAAGTTGTGCAAGATGCGTACGTACAATGTGAAGGCAACACAAGTAGACTTCAATAAAGCATTCTTAGTGTGGACACAACTTCAGTTTGCCAAGAATCGGCTTTACCAGGTGCGGTTTTTATTCTTGATTTCATCTACCCAAGTGGACTGTCATTTCTTAATTAGTTTACTCTCTAATAGATTTAAGCAATCTTTGTGCGGAATATTTACCGTCTCTAGTTTGCTTAGGTGAGCTTGTGCCGCACAAGCATCGGCTCTTTTGTTACCGGCTATGCTGACATGGCTTGGGACCCAGCATAATTTTATTTCTTGTCTATATGTTTCAGCTGTTGCTATACTGTGAATCACATCTCCTATTAATGGTTGTACTGCGTTTCTGGAGTGCAGCACTTTTAGACTGTGTAGATCATACTTAATATGGTTTAGTTTCAATTGTCTTGAAACTCATACAGTCTAGTTTCAATTATTACTAATTTAAAAACTAGAAGAAAACTGACATCAATGAACAGGGTAAAAATACCATGACAACAGAAGTTTAAAAAGCCTTCAAACCTATGTTGCCAAGTCAGACCAGGTGCATTCACATgatttccattaaaaaaaattatgtactAAGTACCTTTTGTTTCCAATCAGCATGATCACCATGTTGGAGTTGGAGTGCTGACGAGCATCCTCCAACCAAGTTGTCAGATGGTTGAAAGTGTCCCTTCTGAAAACAGCAACCAGTCACCATAAGCTAGTAGCTTACTGAAAGATTTGCCACATTAGAGCAATGCTAGGCATACCGTGTGATGTCATACACAAGCAGAGCTCCAGCTGCTCCCCTGTAGTAGGACCGGGTGATAGAACGGAATGCTTCTTGCCCAGCCTAAAACAAATAGGAACGTTCCTTGCATCAGCAACAAGCTTCAATTAACCTAACCAAACACTGAACAAGCTGATCTAACAAGGCTGATTTATACTTTGAGTGCATACTAAGTGAGCCACTAGTGTCAACAACGCTGAGCCAACAACATCCAGGCAGTATTCAATGAGGGTTGTGTAGACAGTGTTAACAGAGATGCATGGGGAACCCTTCTAGAAGAATGTCACATTACACCCATTATGTGCACTTAATGTTCACTTTTCAACTCGTCTTTTTCACATGTAAATCACGATCTCATCGTTCCACTTTCCATTCAGTAACAAAATTTTactgagaaagagagagagagaaaggcctTTTCAAACTGCATCTCCCATCAACAGCACACAGCCATAAGTGTAACAATTTGAGCAAGGCTAAGCTAATTTGTAGGTGAGTGCATGGCTTTTGTGACACCAATGAACAGCAGTAAACCCCTGCATCACTGCAAATAGAGTGTCCTTGGGCAAAACAGACATTTATTGCTAAATGTTACATCTCAATATCTGAGGGCATGCTCGCTTCTGGCTAACCACTTTTGCAAGCGAACTGTTTGAAGCATTTGATTTCGATGCATACGCTCATATTTACCGCAATCAGTTATGGTGTCTCCATACCTACACGTAACTTGTTTGGTGTCAGTTACTGACGAGATATATGAGTCATGAAATGGATGCAGCTTATATTTGGTCCTATGCAGCAAAGCTACGTAGGACCAGATATTTAGGGGAATtccccaaggcggagtagatttgtaataagggagtaattacttattggcatccacgcaagtgcagccatacggctacaaaggaacacttacagctttctcagaaactttgcagttagAGAAATCcctcctggtccggggttcgatcccgagaCTACCGcctcaattcgctctcgccctaacgtaagcttgccgtcccggttagctcagttggtagagcaactgctctcatgaagcggtggtcctgggatCGAATCCcaaaccaggacgaatttttctttagctgcaaagtttctgagaaggCTGTATAGCCTtaatttgtagccgtatggctgtgcttgggtggatgctaataagTAATTATTCCCTTACTATGTAGGACCACCTCAAGTCGGGCAAGCGAAATGAACACGGGAAATCACTGTTACGATGGCCTCAGCATTTTACGGTAACTCAGGTAAGCCTTCAACCTGtgtttgcgcttgcttgttttGCAAGCATGAGTGCATTGAAAGGTTTAAAATTTGTTCAGATAGCAACCCTTTATAATCTGTCAAAGCAAGTGTACAACTGATACACAAAAAGGACTGTTGAGTCGCAATGTGGACACGAGGACCAAACAGAAATCACATAATCAGGGGAGGTGGCAATTTTGTCTCTATATTCTTCGAATGTTCCtcagaaaaatctgaaaattacACTCTACTACACAATTTGTACCTGACGGGGTTATGCCGACTGTGTGCTATTTTCCAGTAATGTGACACCGTGGCGTTTGGATAAAAAACCAATAGCTGTCTGAATTTTTCACCACACAAATGATGGCACCAGATAGCAGATTGTATCTTTCTTGATTACTCCAAAGCTTTTGGTTAAGCGTGTCAAACTGTTACTTTAAAAATTACATCTCATGAACATGGACCCCAAACTTCTTATATGGATTAAATGTTTTCTTACTAACTATTCACTGTACCTGTAAGCTAATAATCTTCAATCTCATTCAAACCCTGTTTATTCCGGCATTCCACAAAGCGTTAACAA comes from the Amblyomma americanum isolate KBUSLIRL-KWMA chromosome 1, ASM5285725v1, whole genome shotgun sequence genome and includes:
- the Rab2 gene encoding RAS oncogene family member Rab2, translating into MSYAYLFKYIIIGDTGVGKSCLLLQFTDKRFQPVHDLTIGVEFGARMITIDGKQIKLQIWDTAGQEAFRSITRSYYRGAAGALLVYDITRRDTFNHLTTWLEDARQHSNSNMVIMLIGNKSDLETRREVKKEEGEAFAREHGLIFMETSAKTAANVEEAFINTAKEIYEKIQEGVFDINNEANGIKIGPQHSPTSPSMPSSGGGASASGGCC